The Imtechella halotolerans DNA window GGCTTCCTTTAGGAATTTCTATAAGAACATCAAATGTTATGTTTTTTTCTACAGTCATTTTCTTTTTCTCTTTTAGGGTTGCAAAAGTACTTCAGAAATAGCGACTACACAAGGGTTTTACATTTATTTTACCTTAAGTTTGAATAGAAAGAATTCTAAAAATGAAAGCCAAAAGCACCGGTTACACTTACACGTCTAGCATCAGGCATTTCTAGGTAATTCCCTCTAAAATTTACATCGATACGAAACACCTTAAAAATATTACCTATCCCCAGGGAATACTCATAATAAATTCTATCACTTGGCGCAACTAAAGGAATATTTGAAGGAGAACTAAGGGCAACATTACTATCTGAAAGTTGTCCCCAAACCCCTCTTAATCCAACAATCTCTCTCCAATTAAGTTTACGTAGTAATGGAATACGGGATAAAAACCTACCATTGAAATTATGCTCAAAATGCACAGAAGAATAGGTGTCAGTTACAAATTCATAAAAATCAAGATTGGGAAAGGTATTATATATTGAAAAATAAGTTTGATTTCCAGGAATTACACTTAGTAGTCCTAATGGAACATCCCCAAATGTCTTACCTGCTTCAATTGTAGTCACCAATCGACCTACGCCACCTAATTGCAAAGGCTGTCTGTATAACAATTGAATTTTTTTATAATCAAACTGACTTTCTAGGATATCTTTTATCCCAAAGGTATAGTACACATGTAACCGAGCATAATCATCGTTCACATCCATACGCTCAACTCCATAACCTATTGTTTTGCGCCCTGGGGTATATTCCAGAGCCATCGTAAGATCAAACTGTCTTGTTTCATCTATTACTTCACCACTTTCCGGATCCAAATAACTCAAACTAAACACCTCTGGTAAAGCCGATCGAAGCGTTCTATAAGTACCTCCAGTCCTAAAATTAAGATTTTTTACAGGTTCTAATTCTACGGTCGCAGTGGTTAGGTTAATATTAGTTAACTTATTATTGGTCCCTGTAGTAAAAACCGCCGAAGAAGCATAACTCCTACCCAACACATCATTTGTAGCTGTTAGACTTACACCAATTTGCTCTACATCACGTCGATTACCTCCTGATATAATAAATCTATTGTTTCGATTAAGCATCCATTTACCAGATATTCCATATTTAAATTTATTATCCTTAAATCCATATGCCAAATACCCTTCTAATCTCCATGGATCATTTTGACCAAAATAAGTACGACCACCTGTTCTTAACCTAAGTCCTTCCGCATCATTCATACCGAAGGTAGAATAGATTGGCCCATAATCCATTTTATAGGAGGGAAACTCAATGTATCCAGATGCCAAAATACTACCTAAACTATATAGTCGTTTAAACTTAGGGACCGTTTTAAGTGTATCCAACATTTTATAAATTCCTATCTCATCCTTACTAAGTTTCTCCAAGCGGTTTTCAGCCCAAAACACATCGGTTTGTTGGTAAATAATAGGATTAAAGGGGTCAACTTTTTCTTCATAAAATGCTCTGGGGCGCTCCTTGTTAAAATCATAATTATTGAAAACAGTAGTTCTTTTACCGTAAACCCCACGTGCTTTTTCTTTTTTACTTAAACTGAAATCGCTCATCAT harbors:
- a CDS encoding DUF5686 family protein, with translation MPIILFGQTKVGGVVVDASGEPIAFANVLFKNSSEGTITNDNGVFYLESDKTYQGIVVSFVGFTTQEIPLQKRVTYDLRVVLEEGEELQEVIVYGGKQSKRNNPAIDILRKIWARKRQNGLNMYNQYAYNKYEKVEFDLNTIDSSMMKSKLFKGMEFIFSQVDTSNITGKTYLPIFINESFSKVYGDNTFSKVKEDLIGNKNSGFENNQYIISFVQDLYSDYNIYDNYLRFFDKSFVSPLSRTGIDTYNYVLNDSAFVDNKWCYNIIYYPRRKNELTFKGDFWVNDSTFAIKKINLQVTRSANINWVKDIYIEQEFDVLNDSVFLLKRDYMMSDFSLSKKEKARGVYGKRTTVFNNYDFNKERPRAFYEEKVDPFNPIIYQQTDVFWAENRLEKLSKDEIGIYKMLDTLKTVPKFKRLYSLGSILASGYIEFPSYKMDYGPIYSTFGMNDAEGLRLRTGGRTYFGQNDPWRLEGYLAYGFKDNKFKYGISGKWMLNRNNRFIISGGNRRDVEQIGVSLTATNDVLGRSYASSAVFTTGTNNKLTNINLTTATVELEPVKNLNFRTGGTYRTLRSALPEVFSLSYLDPESGEVIDETRQFDLTMALEYTPGRKTIGYGVERMDVNDDYARLHVYYTFGIKDILESQFDYKKIQLLYRQPLQLGGVGRLVTTIEAGKTFGDVPLGLLSVIPGNQTYFSIYNTFPNLDFYEFVTDTYSSVHFEHNFNGRFLSRIPLLRKLNWREIVGLRGVWGQLSDSNVALSSPSNIPLVAPSDRIYYEYSLGIGNIFKVFRIDVNFRGNYLEMPDARRVSVTGAFGFHF